The sequence below is a genomic window from Candidatus Methylomirabilota bacterium.
TGAGGTTGGCCAGCCCTTCGCGCCCGGCCGGATCGAAGACGGCGCCGGCCCGGTGCAGCACGCGCACCGCGACGATGGGAATGGCTGGCCGCTCGGCCACCAGTAACACGATGCCGTTGGGCAGGACCTCGCGATGGGCGAGCGGTCGCCCGGCCGCCGTCGCCGGGGCCGACGCGACCGCGAGGAGCGCGAGCAACAGCAGCAGGCTCGCCATCGGCCGGCGCCGGCGCGGCAGTCGGCCGTCAAGGCAGCGGTAGCAAGACACCGACATTCTTTCGATCGGCCGGGAAGTACATTCGGGCTACGCGCTGCACGTCGGCGGCCGTCACCGCCCGAATGCGATCCACGTAGGCGTCGAGGAGCCGGTAGCCGCCGATCATCTCGAACCGGGCCAGGAGCGCGGCGCGCCGGTACACGGAATCCTGCTGGAAGACGAATGAGGCCTCGACCTGGTTCCGGGCCCGCGCGAGCTCCTCGGCGGCCACCGGCTCGCTGCGCAGCTGCTCCATCTCGTCCAGGAGCGCCTGTTCCAGCGTCTCGGGCGTCTGGCCGGGCATCGGGGTGGCCCAGAACCAGAAGAGGTTCGGATCGAGCGAGAAGTAGGAATAGTCACCGCCCGCCTCCAGGGCCAGCCGGCGGTCGTAGACGAGGCTGCGGTAGAGCCGGGAGGCCCGCCCCCCGGACAGGATCACGGACAGCGTCTCCAGGGCCGGCGCGTCGGGGGATTTCTGGCTGGGCACATGCCAGGCCAGATACACGATCGGGAGCTTCGCCTGCTTCTGGATGATCACGCGCCGCTCGCCGTTCTGGACCGGCTCGGTGACCACCACCGGGGGCGGATCGGCGCCGCGGGCGATGCCGCCGAACTGCCGCTTGACCTGATCGAGCACCGCCGGCGCCTCGATGTCCCCCACCACGACCAGGGTCGCGTTGTTGGGGACGTAGTGGACGTCGTAGAAGGCCCGGATCTCGGCCGGCGTGATGCGTTTCAGGTCCTCCATCCAGCCGATGATCGGCGCGCCGTAGGGGTGGGCCTTGAACGCGAGAGAGCTGACCTCCTCGCCGAGGAAGCTGCCGGGATCGTCTTCCGTCCGCGTGCGCCGCTCCTCGATGACGACCTCTCGCTCGGCGTTGATCTCCTTGGGCTCGAGGAGCAGGTTGCGCATGCGGTCGGCTTCCAGCTCGAGCACGAGGCCGACCTTGTCGGCCGCGATGTTGACGAAGTACGACGTCAGGTCCTGAGTGGTGAAGGCGTTGTCCTGGCCGCCGTTCTGTTCGATCAGCCGGGCGAACTGACGGGGTCCATACCGATGGGTACCCTTGAACATCATGTGCTCCAGGAAGTGGGCGATCCCGGTGGCGCCCGGCCGCTCGTTGCGGGAGCCCACGCGGTACCAGAGCTGGACCGACGCGATCGGGCTGCGGTGGTCTTCGAGCAGGAGCACGCGCAGGCCGTTGTTCAGGGTCGTCGCCAGCACGGCCGCGGTGCCGGCCGAGGGCGCCTGGGCGACGACGGGAGCGACGGAGACGCCGACCAGGACGACGGCGAGGAGCAGACGCTGCACGAGAACGATTATACCCACGGAACCGGCGGGGCCTGTCCTATTGCAGCCGTTCGCGCGCGGTGACGAACACCTGGCGCAGCATGGCCCGGGTCAGCTTGCCGGTGAAGGTGTTCTGTTGGCTCGGATGGTAACTGGCGATGAGGGTCACCCCGTCGGCGAACGTCGTCTCGGCGCCGTGACCGAAGGTGGGCAGTGGCGTGGGGAGCTCGAGCCCGAGGGCCCGGCGGGCGCCGAGGTAGGCACGCCAGCCGATGTGGCCCAGGCCGACCACGACGCGGACCCGCGATAGCAGGCGCAGCTCCTCGAGCAGGTATGGCCGGCAGTTGGCGATCTCGTCGATCTGCGGGCGGTTCGCCGGCGGCGCGCAGCGAATGGTCGCGGTGATGTAGGCGTCGCGCAGCCGCAGGCCGTCGGTCCGCCGCACCGAGTCGGGCTGGTTGGCGAAGCCGGCCTCGTAGAGCGCGCGGAAGAGCCAGTTCCCGCTCTCGTCCCCGGTGAACATGCGCCCCGTGCGGTTGCCGCCGTGGCCGGCCGGCGCCAGCCCGATGAGCAACAGCCGCGCGCGCGGATCCCCGAAGCCGGGCAGCGGCCGGGCCCAGTACGCCTGCCCCTGAAACCGCCGGGGCGGGGCCGTGGCCACCGCCTCGCGGTGGGCGACGAGGCGCGGACACCGACGGCACCGCACGATGCGCGCGTTGAGGCGCTCCAGCGAGACCTGACCGGGCACGGCGGGCGGATTGTGCCACGAGCGAGTCGTCATCGGCTCCCGTAGTAGAATCCGCCCACCGTGAGCAGTGACGCCGGCCGCGAAGGCCCGAAGTGAGAGGACACGACGGCCGCCGGGCCCGGGTGCCCGCCGTCGTGGTCCACGGCGGCGCCGGCGCCTCCCCGGCCGAGGGGCGCGACGAGCTGCGCGCCGGCGTGCAGGCGGCGGCGCTGGCCGGCTGGGGCCGTCTCGAGGCAGGTGGCAGCGCTGTGGACGCGGTCGAGGCTGCCGTCCGCGTGCTCGAGGATCATCCGCACTTCAACGCGGGGCGGGGCTCCGTGCTCACCACGGCCGGGACGGTGGAAACCGATGCCTCGATCATGGAAGGCGACCGCCTGCGCTGCGGGGCGGTCGGCGCCGTGTCCGGCATCGCGAATCCCGTCACCCTGGCCCGTCGGATCATGGAGGACGGACGACACGTGTTGCTGGTCGCCGAGGGCGCTCTCGGCTTCGCCCGCGTCCACACAGTGCCGGAGTGCGATCCCCGGACCCTGATCACCGACCGGGAGCACCGGCGCCATCGGGAAGCCCTGGCCCGGGCCGGCCCGGGCGGCGGCACGGTGGGAGCAGTGGCCCTGGACCGGCGCGGCACCCTCGCGGCGGCGACCTCCACCGGCGGAATGGCCGGCAAGCTGCCGGGTCGCGTCGGGGACAGTGCTCTGATCGGCTGCGGAACGTACGCCGATAGCACGATCGGTGGCGCCTCGTGCACGGGCCGGGGGGAAGCTATCATTCGCGTGGTGCTGGCTCGCCGGGCGCTCACGTATCTCAAGGACGCTGACGACGCCGACTACGCTGCCCGGGTGGCAGTGGACCTGCTCGTCGAGGAGGGAGGCGGCGACGGCGGACTCATCCTGCTGGACTGGCGCGGCCGGTTCGGCTGGGCCCACTCCACCCCCCTGATGCCCGTCGCCTGGATGTCCCCCGGCCTGGATGAACCCGGAGTCAATTGCTGAACCATCGTCAGGACTCTGATCGCGCGACAGATGCACCGCACAGCGCGGTTCCGGCGGGGCATGGGCGTGGCGAAGCCCGGGTGCCCATGCCCTGTCCAATGATCGCCGAGATCGAGGCGGCCCGAGAGCGCCTGCGTGGCGCCATCTACGAGACACCGTGCGCGTACTCGGCGACGCTGTCCGAGCTGACGAAAACCCGGTGCTTCGTGAAGCTCGAGAACCTCCAGATGACCGGCTCCTTCAAGGAGCGCGGCGCGGCCAACCTCCTGCTCCAGCTCGACGAGTCCCAGCGGCCGCGGGGCGTGGTGGCGGCCAGCGCCGGCAATCACGGTCTGGCGGTGGCCTTCCACGCGGCGCGCCTGAACATCCCGGCGGTGATCGTGATGCCGGAGTGGGCGCCGCTCATCAAGGTGACGTCGGCCCGTCGCTACGGGGCCGAGGTGATCCTGCACGGCGCCGACTACGACGAGGCCTACCGCCGGGCGCGCGAGCTCGAGGACAGTCGTGGGCTCCTGCTGGTACATCCGTTCGACGACCCCCGGGTCATCGCCGGTCAGGGCACCATCGGCCTGGAACTGCTGGAGCAGCGCCCGGACCTCGACGCCGTGCTGGTGGCGGTCGGCGGCGGCGGCCTCGCGGCGGGTGTCGCCCTGGCCATCAAGAGCCGCCGCCCCGAGGTGCGGGTGATCGGCGTGGAGGCCGACGTGCTGCCGGCCATGCGCCGTTCGCTGGACGCAGGGGAGCGCGTCACCCTGGCGCCGGCCTCGACGATCGCCGACGGCATCGCCGTGCGCCGCGTGGGCGAGCGGACCTTCGCGCTCACCCGCAAGCTGCTCGACGACGTCGTCACGGTGGGCGAAGAGGAGCTGGCTAACGCGATCCTGCTCCTGCTCGAGATCGAGAAGACCGTGGTCGAAGGCGCCGGCGCCGCCCCGCTGGCCGCCCTCGTCAATCGCGCCTTGAACCTCGAGGGCGCGCGCGTGGTCCTCGTGCTGTCGGGAGGCAACATCGACGTCACGATGCTGGCGCGCATCATCGAGCGGGGGCTGGTCAAGGACGGACGGCTGGTGCGGGTGGGCGTGCTGCTCAAAGATCGCCCGGGCGAGCTGGCCCGGCTGGCCGCGCTCATCGCGGACGAGCGGGCGAACATCGTGCACATCGAGCACAACCGGGCGTTCTCCCGGGCCGCCATCGGCAGCACCGAGGTCGATCTGACCCTGGAGACCTCCGGCCGGCCCCACGTCGAGCGCTTGCGCGAACGCCTGGCCGCCGACGGCTACCGCGTCGTGGAGCGCCCCCGCGACTGAGCGTCGGCGCCGGCTCCGCCGGGATGCTCCAGCGCGCTGATGATCGCCTGCTGCGTCCGGGCCGCGAGCTGGCGCGCCGCCTCCCGGGGCCCCAGCGAAGGGTCCGACCACTGCAGCGGGTGATACGTGATCGCGATGCGCGCGCGTCGCGGCAACAGCCGCTGCGGCGGCCACGCCTGGTGACCGCCGACGATCGTCACCGGCAGGACAGGCGCCCGCACGGCCACGGCCAGGCGAAAGGCCCCCGCGCGGAAGCGACCGATCCGGCCATCGAGGCTGCGGCCCCCCTCGGGAAAGATCATCACTGCCGCGCCAGCCTGGAGCAGCCGAACGGCCTCGCGGGTCGCCCGGGAATCGGTCGAGTCGATGTCGACGGGAAAGGCGCGAAGCAGGCGGATGACCTGGCCGAACACGGGCACCTGGAAGAGTCGGCTCCACGCCATGTAGTGAACGGGTCGGCGGACGGGTAGGCTGACGAGGGGAGGGTCGGCGTACGTCTGGTGGTTGGGCGTGATCAGCACCGGGCCCGTCGTCGGGATGTTCTCGACACCGTGCAGGTCCAGGCCGAAGTAGCCGCGGGCCAACGCGTGGGCCAGGGGACGGAACAGGTCGAGGACGGGCGTCGACACGCCCCTACAGTACACAAAAGCGCGCGGGACCGGGTCACCCCGGTCCCGCGGTCTCACACCAAGAGGGTCTAGTCGTCGTCGTCTTCGACGGAATCGAGCTGGACTTCGACCGCCTCGAGACGCCGCCCCAACCGCTCCAGCCGGTCCTGGCATCGCACGCAGGTCTGGACCTCGGGCAGCGCCCGCAGCCGCGCGACCGCGATGGGCTCGCCACATTCCACGCACGTGCCATAGCCCCCGTCGCGAAGCCGCTCGAGCGCCGCCTGCAGCCGCTGGACGCGCGCGACCAGCAACTCGCGTGTCGCGAACCCGATCTCGCGCCGGACCGTCTCCTGGATCTCGTCGAACTCGTCGCCATCGACGGCGATCGGTCCTGGAAGTTCCTCTAGGGCGACGGCCCCGTCCATCTGGCGAAGCCGCCCCACGGCGGTCATCAGATCCTGCTCCAGCCGCTCCTTGACTCCGTTCATTGGCCCCCCTCCCGTCTGCGTGACGGCACCCGGGGCGGTGCAACTTGGGTGCCGAGCCTTCAGACGTAGGACGGGGCCGACTAATTCATTGAAAAGTCGGGACGACGACGACGACGAACGGCGAAGCACATCGGGGGCCGCGTGGGCAGAATGCGCCCAGGTGTGCCAGTCTGCCTTCAGCCGGGTGACCAAAATCAGGCGACGAGCACGAGTCCCGGCCCGGCCAGCGCTAGCGCGCCCGGCCGGACACGGGGCGAGGCCGGCGGCGGGCCACCCCGGTGCGGATGGCGGCTTGCGCCACCGCCGCGGCGACCGCCTCCGGCACCCGTCGGTCGAAGACGGACGGGGTGATGTACTCCTCGCCCAGCTCGTCCTTGCCCACGATGCCGGCCAACGCCTCGGCCGCGGCGATCTTCATGGCATCGTTCACCCGCCGGGCCCGCACGTCGAGCATGCCCCGGAAGAATCCGGGGAAGCAGTTCACGTTGTTGATCTGGTTGGGATAGTCCGAGCGACCGGTGGCCATGACTCGCACGTGGGACCCGGCCTCCTCCGGTCGGATCTCCGGGATGGGGTTGGCCATCGCGAACACGATGGCGTCCCGGTTCATCGTCTTCACGTCCTTGGCCGAGATGACGCCGGGCCCGGACAGCCCGATGAACACATCGGCGCCGGTCAGCGCGTCGCTCAGCGACCCGTGAATTCGCCGGGGATTCGTGTGCCGGGCGAACCACTCCTTCATCGGGTTCATGTTCTCGGTCCGCCCCCGGTACAGCGCGCCCGCGCGATCGCAGGCCACGATGTGCCGGGCCCCCACCTTCATGAGGAGCTTGGCGGTAGCGATCGCCGAGGCTCCGGCCCCGGAGAACACGATCCGGGCGTCGGCCAACCGCTTCTTGACGATCTTCAGGGCATTGAGCAGGGCGCCCAGCACCACCACCGCCGTGCCGTGCTGATCGTCGTGGAAGACCGGGATGTCCAGGTCCCGCTGTAGGCGCTCCTCGATCTCGAAGCAGCGGGGCGCCGAGATGTCTTCGAGGTTGATGCCGCCGAAGACCGGCGCAATCGCCTTCACGATGAGGACGATCTCGTTCACGTCCTGCGTGGCCAGACAGAGAGGAAACGCGTCGACGCCGGCCAATTCCTTGAAGAGCAGAGCCTTCCCCTCCATCACGGGCTGGGCCCCGCTGGGGCCGATGTCGCCCAGGCCGAGGACCGCCGAGCCATCGGTCACGACGGCCACGGTGTTCTGCTTGATCGTCAGCGCGTAGGCCTTCTCGGCGTCCTGGTGGATGGCCAGGCAGACGCGGGCCACGCCGGGGGTATAGGCCATGGACAGGTCGTCGCGGGTCTTGACCGAGACCTTGCCCCGGACCTCGATCTTGCCGCCCAGATGCATGAGGAACGTACGGTCGGAGGCGTTGACCACGCGGACGCCCGGCACGGCCCGGACACGATCGACGATCTGCTGGGCGTGGCGTTCGTCGCTGGCCTTGAAGCTCAGGTCGCGGGTGATGGTCGTCTTGTCGACCTCCACCAGGTCGATGGCGCCGATATCGCCGCCCGCCCGGCCGATGGCGGAGGTGAGCTTGCCCAGCATGCCGGGGCGGTTCGTGATCTGAAGCCGAACGGTCATGCTGTAGCTCGCACTGGGCGGGTTGGTCATGATGCGCTCCTGTCCGAGCCTCTCGGGCTCCCGAGTGAGCGGTATTCTACCTCTGTTGGAGCGCGCCGCCGCCCGCCAATCCCGGCGGGGCGCGCGGGCCCGGCGGGCGTTTGCGGCGCGTCGCCGGGGCGTAGTACGCTCAGCCGGACCGGCAACATCGAGGAGGACGCATGATCGACGTCAAGACCGCCGACCGGGAGCTGATGACCTACATCCGGCCGCAGACCTTTCCGGTGGCGATCCGGATGCTGAGGCCCGGCGAGGAGATTCCCGAGAAGGCCAAGCGCCCGGCCAGGGACTTCAAGAAGCTCAGCATGAACTGCCAGGTCATCGACATGGCGCGCCGATATGGCTGGACCATCGCCCTGACCCGCGAGGATCACATCTGCTCGCTGGGGATCGCCGCCCTCGGCTTCGAGAAGCCGACGCACCTGCACAACTCCGGCACGCTGTGCGAGGGCATGTACACGGAGACCAAGGAGGCCGGTCAGCGCTCGGAAGTCGCCGTCGATCGCTTCGAGCCGGGTGAGTTCTCCGCGCTGCTGGTCGCTCCCCTGGAGCGGGCGTCGTTCGAGCCCGACCTGGTGTGTGTCTACGGCAACCCGGCCCAGATCATGCGCCTGGTCCAGGCCGCCCTGTGGAAACAGGGGGGCAAGCTCACCTCGTCGTTCGCGGGGCGCGTGGCCTGCGCCGACATCATCGTGACGACCATGCAGACCGACCGCCCTCAGGTGATCATGCCCTGCTCGGGTGATCGGATCTTCGGCCAGACGCAGGACCACGAGATGGCCTTCACGATTCCCTGGCCCCAGATGGAGGACATCCTGGCCGGTCTGCGCGGCACGCACGCCGGCGGCATCCGCTACCCCATCACGCAGTTTCTGGAGTACGAGCCGAAACTGCCGCCCCGCTACCTGGAAGCCAACCGGGTGTGGGACGCCGAGCAGGGCCGCGCCCCCTACACGCCCCGCGACCGGGTCGTGGCCGCTTACAAGCGGACCTTCGCCGACCGCGTGCCGACGTACCCGATCGTGGCATCGTTCGCGGGGACGCTCGACGGGCTCTCCATCGAGGAATACTGCACGAGCCCCAGCAAGGCCATCAAAGCCATGCTGAACTACTTCGAGCGGTATCAGCCGGACGTGGTGCTGGCCTACAACGATCTGGCCAAGGAAGCGGAGGCCTTCGGCTGCCGGGTCAAGTACTCCGACTACGTGGTCCCGTCCATCGACGTCCACGTACTGGCCGAGGACAAGGCCCGGCTGGCCACGCTGGCCATGCCCGATCCGTACCGCACGGCTCGGCTGCCCGGATTCCTCGAGCAGTGCGAGGCGCTGGTGAACGCCCGCCCGCCGACGGCCATCGGAGCCGTGGCCGTGGGCCCCTGGACGATCGCCATGCTCCTGCGCAACCCGGAGACCATGCTGCTCGACACGTTCGAGGACCCGCAGTTCATTCACGACCTCATGCGGGTCGCCACGGACTTCTGCAAGCTGTGGGGCGACGCGATCGTGAAGACCGGGATCGGGCTGAGCTTCTCCGAGCCCACGGCGTCCATCAGCCTGATCTCGCCCGACAATTACCGCGACTTCATCGCTCCCTATCACAAGGAGCTCGTCGCCCATTTCAAGGCCAAGAAAGTGGGTGTGACCACCCACATCTGTGGCACGACGTACCCGATCTATGAGGACCTCATCCAGTGCGGCTTCACCACGATCTCCTTCGATCTGGACCAGCAGGCCGATCCCAGCCTCTACGTGGACCAGCTCGACCGCTTCATGCAGGTCGCCCGGGGGCGGGCGGTGGCGATCGGCAACGTCGACGCCACGAAGTTCGAACGGGCGACGCGGGAGGAGATCGAGGCCGAAGTCAAGCGCTGCATCGACAGCGCGGCGCGGCACTCCGGCTTCATCCTGTCGACGTCGTGCGAGATCCCTCCGCGCTCGAACCCGGACATCGTGCGCTGGTTCATGGACACCGCCCGGGAGTACGGACGCTACGACCGGATCTTTAGCTCGGAGAGCGGCTAGGCGGCGATCTTTCTTCTATTAGTTTGAAGGGGGGCGCGAGACGCGCCCCCCTTCAAACTTCCCCCGTTCACGTGAGGTGCGACGCAGTTCCGGAGCGAGCCGCGCTCGGCGTCACCACTTGATGGGCTTGGAGGGCCGGTGCGCGTAACCGCTCTCGCGGCCGCCACCACCGCCGGGCCGCCGACCACCGCCTCCGCCGCCGGGACGTCCGCCCCCGCCCGGCCGACCGCCACCGCCGCCACCGGTGCGGGGCGCTTGCGGGTTGGAGATTTCCACGACGATGCGGCGGCCGTCGAGCTCGCGGCCGTTCAGCTGGGCGATGGCGTTCTGCGCATCCTCGGTGGTGCCCATCTCGACGAACCCGAAGCCCCGGGATTGCCCGGAGAAGCGATCGGTGATGACGGTCGCGGAGACCACGTTGCCGGACTGTGCGAAGAACTCCCGTAGGGCTTCGCTGGTGGTGGAGTAGGAAAGACCGCCGATGTAGAGTTTCGCCGCCATCTGTGTCACCTCCTCGACTCTTCCCAGACCGACTCGCACGCCCCGTGGACGGAAGAGCGACGTCGGAGGCGAGGTCCGGCCATACCGGCAGACGTTCCTCAGTCTACACAGGTCCGACCCGGGCGCAAGCGTCGCGATGACCTGAGCCGACGAGGGTGCTCACGCCGCCGGCGGGCAGTACATCGCGAGCAGATGATCGAGGTACCGCAGGTCCAAAGGCTTCGGCACGTACATGACTGCACCGTCCTTGAGCGTCTCGCCGGCCTGGGCGGCGTTGGCCTTTCCCGTCAGCATGACGACCGGGATCGTGGGATCGAGGTTGTGGATCTTGCGGAGCACGACGAGCCCGTTCGGCCCGGGCATGTCGACGTCGAGGATGATCAGGTCGGGCCGGTGACGAACGAGGAGGTCCAGCCCCTCCGATCCGTCGCGCGCCGTCTCCACGACGCACTCCGCCGGCGGCCGCCGGGTCTCGATGTATTCCTTGAGGACGCTGAGCAGCGCGGGCTCGTCGTCGATGATGATGACGCGGTGACGGGGGGAGGCCATCGCCTAGCGTCCCGCCCG
It includes:
- a CDS encoding pitrilysin family protein, which gives rise to MQRLLLAVVLVGVSVAPVVAQAPSAGTAAVLATTLNNGLRVLLLEDHRSPIASVQLWYRVGSRNERPGATGIAHFLEHMMFKGTHRYGPRQFARLIEQNGGQDNAFTTQDLTSYFVNIAADKVGLVLELEADRMRNLLLEPKEINAEREVVIEERRTRTEDDPGSFLGEEVSSLAFKAHPYGAPIIGWMEDLKRITPAEIRAFYDVHYVPNNATLVVVGDIEAPAVLDQVKRQFGGIARGADPPPVVVTEPVQNGERRVIIQKQAKLPIVYLAWHVPSQKSPDAPALETLSVILSGGRASRLYRSLVYDRRLALEAGGDYSYFSLDPNLFWFWATPMPGQTPETLEQALLDEMEQLRSEPVAAEELARARNQVEASFVFQQDSVYRRAALLARFEMIGGYRLLDAYVDRIRAVTAADVQRVARMYFPADRKNVGVLLPLP
- a CDS encoding uracil-DNA glycosylase, coding for MTTRSWHNPPAVPGQVSLERLNARIVRCRRCPRLVAHREAVATAPPRRFQGQAYWARPLPGFGDPRARLLLIGLAPAGHGGNRTGRMFTGDESGNWLFRALYEAGFANQPDSVRRTDGLRLRDAYITATIRCAPPANRPQIDEIANCRPYLLEELRLLSRVRVVVGLGHIGWRAYLGARRALGLELPTPLPTFGHGAETTFADGVTLIASYHPSQQNTFTGKLTRAMLRQVFVTARERLQ
- a CDS encoding isoaspartyl peptidase/L-asparaginase; translation: MRGHDGRRARVPAVVVHGGAGASPAEGRDELRAGVQAAALAGWGRLEAGGSAVDAVEAAVRVLEDHPHFNAGRGSVLTTAGTVETDASIMEGDRLRCGAVGAVSGIANPVTLARRIMEDGRHVLLVAEGALGFARVHTVPECDPRTLITDREHRRHREALARAGPGGGTVGAVALDRRGTLAAATSTGGMAGKLPGRVGDSALIGCGTYADSTIGGASCTGRGEAIIRVVLARRALTYLKDADDADYAARVAVDLLVEEGGGDGGLILLDWRGRFGWAHSTPLMPVAWMSPGLDEPGVNC
- a CDS encoding threonine ammonia-lyase; this encodes MPCPMIAEIEAARERLRGAIYETPCAYSATLSELTKTRCFVKLENLQMTGSFKERGAANLLLQLDESQRPRGVVAASAGNHGLAVAFHAARLNIPAVIVMPEWAPLIKVTSARRYGAEVILHGADYDEAYRRARELEDSRGLLLVHPFDDPRVIAGQGTIGLELLEQRPDLDAVLVAVGGGGLAAGVALAIKSRRPEVRVIGVEADVLPAMRRSLDAGERVTLAPASTIADGIAVRRVGERTFALTRKLLDDVVTVGEEELANAILLLLEIEKTVVEGAGAAPLAALVNRALNLEGARVVLVLSGGNIDVTMLARIIERGLVKDGRLVRVGVLLKDRPGELARLAALIADERANIVHIEHNRAFSRAAIGSTEVDLTLETSGRPHVERLRERLAADGYRVVERPRD
- a CDS encoding lysophospholipid acyltransferase family protein; this encodes MSTPVLDLFRPLAHALARGYFGLDLHGVENIPTTGPVLITPNHQTYADPPLVSLPVRRPVHYMAWSRLFQVPVFGQVIRLLRAFPVDIDSTDSRATREAVRLLQAGAAVMIFPEGGRSLDGRIGRFRAGAFRLAVAVRAPVLPVTIVGGHQAWPPQRLLPRRARIAITYHPLQWSDPSLGPREAARQLAARTQQAIISALEHPGGAGADAQSRGRSTTR
- a CDS encoding TraR/DksA C4-type zinc finger protein, with protein sequence MNGVKERLEQDLMTAVGRLRQMDGAVALEELPGPIAVDGDEFDEIQETVRREIGFATRELLVARVQRLQAALERLRDGGYGTCVECGEPIAVARLRALPEVQTCVRCQDRLERLGRRLEAVEVQLDSVEDDDD
- a CDS encoding malic enzyme-like NAD(P)-binding protein, with product MTNPPSASYSMTVRLQITNRPGMLGKLTSAIGRAGGDIGAIDLVEVDKTTITRDLSFKASDERHAQQIVDRVRAVPGVRVVNASDRTFLMHLGGKIEVRGKVSVKTRDDLSMAYTPGVARVCLAIHQDAEKAYALTIKQNTVAVVTDGSAVLGLGDIGPSGAQPVMEGKALLFKELAGVDAFPLCLATQDVNEIVLIVKAIAPVFGGINLEDISAPRCFEIEERLQRDLDIPVFHDDQHGTAVVVLGALLNALKIVKKRLADARIVFSGAGASAIATAKLLMKVGARHIVACDRAGALYRGRTENMNPMKEWFARHTNPRRIHGSLSDALTGADVFIGLSGPGVISAKDVKTMNRDAIVFAMANPIPEIRPEEAGSHVRVMATGRSDYPNQINNVNCFPGFFRGMLDVRARRVNDAMKIAAAEALAGIVGKDELGEEYITPSVFDRRVPEAVAAAVAQAAIRTGVARRRPRPVSGRAR
- a CDS encoding DUF169 domain-containing protein; the encoded protein is MIDVKTADRELMTYIRPQTFPVAIRMLRPGEEIPEKAKRPARDFKKLSMNCQVIDMARRYGWTIALTREDHICSLGIAALGFEKPTHLHNSGTLCEGMYTETKEAGQRSEVAVDRFEPGEFSALLVAPLERASFEPDLVCVYGNPAQIMRLVQAALWKQGGKLTSSFAGRVACADIIVTTMQTDRPQVIMPCSGDRIFGQTQDHEMAFTIPWPQMEDILAGLRGTHAGGIRYPITQFLEYEPKLPPRYLEANRVWDAEQGRAPYTPRDRVVAAYKRTFADRVPTYPIVASFAGTLDGLSIEEYCTSPSKAIKAMLNYFERYQPDVVLAYNDLAKEAEAFGCRVKYSDYVVPSIDVHVLAEDKARLATLAMPDPYRTARLPGFLEQCEALVNARPPTAIGAVAVGPWTIAMLLRNPETMLLDTFEDPQFIHDLMRVATDFCKLWGDAIVKTGIGLSFSEPTASISLISPDNYRDFIAPYHKELVAHFKAKKVGVTTHICGTTYPIYEDLIQCGFTTISFDLDQQADPSLYVDQLDRFMQVARGRAVAIGNVDATKFERATREEIEAEVKRCIDSAARHSGFILSTSCEIPPRSNPDIVRWFMDTAREYGRYDRIFSSESG
- a CDS encoding RNA-binding protein, producing MAAKLYIGGLSYSTTSEALREFFAQSGNVVSATVITDRFSGQSRGFGFVEMGTTEDAQNAIAQLNGRELDGRRIVVEISNPQAPRTGGGGGGRPGGGGRPGGGGGGRRPGGGGGRESGYAHRPSKPIKW
- a CDS encoding response regulator, with protein sequence MASPRHRVIIIDDEPALLSVLKEYIETRRPPAECVVETARDGSEGLDLLVRHRPDLIILDVDMPGPNGLVVLRKIHNLDPTIPVVMLTGKANAAQAGETLKDGAVMYVPKPLDLRYLDHLLAMYCPPAA